Proteins encoded by one window of Cystobacter ferrugineus:
- a CDS encoding chemotaxis protein CheC — MSPLPSDIQLDALREVANIGCGHAINALARLVGGRTVNLSIPRALVAEIPELTELLGGADASVVAAKLGMDGELSGVLLLVMPTDDSVALESLLLRREDAPLEERESALSEAANIVASACLSAIGMLTGWRLLPTVPMLLRGTAGPVLTDVMRATGSDGRVVVLETRFSSVGVPAVAGQMLLLLDQESSRALLSRLGV; from the coding sequence GTGAGCCCTCTTCCGAGCGACATTCAGCTGGACGCCCTCCGAGAGGTGGCGAATATCGGCTGCGGCCATGCCATCAACGCGCTCGCGCGGTTGGTGGGTGGCCGCACCGTGAACCTGTCCATTCCCCGCGCCCTCGTGGCCGAGATCCCAGAGCTGACGGAGCTGCTGGGCGGGGCCGATGCGTCCGTGGTGGCGGCGAAGCTGGGCATGGACGGCGAGCTGAGCGGGGTGCTGCTGCTGGTGATGCCCACCGACGACAGCGTGGCGCTGGAGTCCCTGCTGCTACGGCGGGAGGACGCGCCGCTCGAGGAGCGCGAGAGCGCCCTGTCCGAGGCCGCCAACATCGTGGCGAGCGCGTGCCTGTCGGCCATCGGCATGCTCACCGGGTGGCGGCTGCTGCCCACGGTGCCGATGCTCCTGCGGGGCACGGCGGGCCCGGTGCTGACCGACGTGATGCGGGCCACCGGGAGCGATGGCCGGGTCGTGGTGCTCGAGACGCGCTTCTCGTCCGTGGGCGTGCCCGCGGTGGCCGGCCAGATGTTGCTGCTGTTGGATCAGGAAAGCTCCCGGGCGCTGCTCTCCCGTCTGGGCGTGTAG
- a CDS encoding ABC transporter ATP-binding protein: MSGVVFKNVAKRYGDVSVIEGLNLDIRDHEFMVLVGPSGCGKSTALRMIAGLEEITGGSLSIGDRVVNQLPPKDRDVAMVFQNYALYPHMSIRENLEFGLKIRKTPKPEMDKLVNEAAEILGITHLLDRKPKQLSGGQRQRVALGRAIVRKPAVFLFDEPLSNLDAKLRVQMRSEIKKLQQRLGVTSVYVTHDQIEAMTMGHRIAVMKEGKLQQLGTPLEVYERPANVFVAQFIGSPPMSFTSATLSANGEVLEGDGFKLPVPQSLRAVTAGKGGRKLKVGIRPDNIQSPEATARGETAPIEVNVDLVEPLGNEVIVHSRLADNSLVFRLPPQHTPETGSKLKVLVELESLHLFDAETEQRLSA; encoded by the coding sequence ATGTCCGGTGTGGTTTTCAAGAATGTGGCCAAGCGGTATGGCGACGTGTCCGTCATCGAGGGCTTGAACCTCGACATCCGGGACCATGAGTTCATGGTGCTCGTGGGCCCGTCGGGTTGTGGCAAGTCCACCGCGTTGCGGATGATCGCCGGTCTGGAGGAGATCACCGGCGGCAGCCTGTCCATCGGCGATCGCGTGGTGAACCAGTTGCCGCCCAAGGATCGGGACGTGGCGATGGTCTTCCAGAACTACGCGCTCTATCCGCACATGAGCATCCGGGAGAACCTCGAGTTCGGCCTGAAGATCCGCAAGACGCCCAAGCCGGAGATGGACAAGCTGGTGAACGAGGCGGCGGAGATCCTCGGCATCACCCACCTGCTGGATAGAAAGCCCAAGCAGCTCTCGGGCGGTCAGCGCCAGCGCGTGGCGCTCGGCCGCGCCATCGTGCGCAAGCCGGCGGTGTTCCTCTTCGACGAGCCCCTGTCCAACCTCGACGCCAAGCTGCGCGTGCAGATGCGCTCGGAGATCAAGAAGCTCCAGCAGCGCCTGGGCGTCACCTCGGTCTACGTGACGCACGACCAGATCGAGGCCATGACGATGGGCCACCGCATCGCGGTGATGAAGGAAGGCAAGCTGCAGCAGCTCGGCACGCCGCTCGAGGTGTACGAGCGTCCGGCCAACGTCTTCGTGGCCCAGTTCATCGGCTCGCCCCCCATGAGCTTCACCTCGGCCACGCTGTCGGCCAATGGCGAGGTGCTCGAGGGGGATGGCTTCAAGCTGCCGGTGCCCCAGAGTCTGCGCGCGGTGACGGCGGGCAAGGGCGGGCGCAAGCTCAAGGTCGGCATCCGCCCCGACAACATCCAGTCGCCCGAGGCCACCGCCCGCGGCGAGACGGCGCCCATCGAGGTGAACGTCGATCTCGTCGAGCCGCTCGGCAACGAGGTCATCGTCCACTCGCGCCTGGCCGACAACTCCCTCGTCTTCCGCCTGCCGCCCCAGCACACGCCCGAGACGGGCTCCAAGCTCAAGGTGCTGGTGGAGCTGGAGTCGTTGCACCTGTTCGACGCCGAGACCGAGCAACGGCTGTCCGCCTGA
- a CDS encoding alpha-amylase family glycosyl hydrolase yields the protein MTSLLLPLAISGCLHAPPSAEKVTSEVHTEAAVSVPVAQPERVVAPAVAPRPWSDEVLYFVVVDRFADGDATNNLQVDVKAPGTFHGGDFKGLREQLDELSSLGVTALWITPVVKNIDGFVTGAGFPDWGYHGYWAEDFHQLDPRFGSEQELKALVDAAHQRGIRVLLDVVYNHPGYNSHYLKDPQTSGWLRSEEQGTCGQDDVTSCVSGLPDFKTERPEVASYLLDAQLAWGKRSGVDGFRLDTVKHVDHPFWREHRRRTREELGPDFFLLGEVWGGDRESLDPWFSGDELDAGFDFSFQGSALAWLQGRGRTVAFDAYLRSRHKVRKGYLLSHFLSSHDVPGALFQLSGDKARFRLAALLQLTTTGMPAIYYGEEVGRPGGDWPANRGDMPWGERHVAPGAGLPRDESLRQFYQKLIALRRAHPALSRGSHKGLATEGDVYTFLRHDSESGDAVVVVVNRGDKKASVSVPWPEAWGGAAARDLLDGGGLEPGPTLEITVEALSARILGRAL from the coding sequence GTGACCTCACTGCTCCTCCCCCTGGCGATCTCGGGCTGCCTCCACGCGCCGCCCTCCGCCGAGAAGGTGACGTCCGAGGTTCACACGGAGGCGGCGGTTTCCGTTCCCGTGGCGCAGCCCGAGCGTGTGGTGGCTCCCGCGGTGGCGCCCCGCCCCTGGTCCGACGAGGTGCTCTACTTCGTCGTCGTGGATCGCTTCGCGGATGGCGATGCGACCAACAACCTCCAGGTGGACGTGAAGGCCCCGGGCACCTTCCACGGCGGAGACTTCAAGGGTCTGCGCGAGCAGCTCGACGAGCTGTCCTCGCTGGGCGTGACGGCGCTGTGGATCACCCCCGTGGTGAAGAACATCGACGGCTTCGTCACCGGCGCGGGTTTTCCGGACTGGGGCTACCACGGCTACTGGGCCGAGGACTTCCACCAGCTCGACCCGCGCTTCGGCTCCGAGCAGGAGCTGAAGGCCCTGGTGGACGCCGCCCACCAGCGCGGCATCCGCGTGCTGCTGGACGTGGTGTACAACCACCCGGGCTACAACTCGCACTACCTGAAGGATCCCCAGACGAGTGGGTGGCTGCGCTCGGAGGAGCAGGGGACGTGCGGCCAGGACGACGTGACGAGCTGCGTGTCCGGCCTGCCCGACTTCAAGACGGAACGGCCCGAGGTGGCCAGCTACCTGCTCGACGCGCAGCTCGCCTGGGGCAAGCGCTCGGGGGTGGATGGCTTCCGCCTGGACACGGTGAAGCACGTGGACCACCCCTTCTGGCGGGAGCACCGCCGCCGCACCCGCGAGGAGCTGGGCCCTGACTTCTTCCTGCTCGGCGAGGTGTGGGGTGGGGACCGCGAGTCACTCGACCCGTGGTTCTCCGGGGACGAGCTGGATGCCGGCTTCGACTTCAGCTTCCAGGGCAGCGCGCTCGCGTGGTTGCAGGGGCGCGGACGCACCGTGGCCTTCGACGCCTATCTCCGCTCGCGCCACAAGGTCCGCAAGGGCTACCTCCTGTCGCACTTCCTGTCCTCGCACGACGTGCCCGGCGCGCTCTTCCAGCTCTCGGGAGACAAGGCGCGCTTCCGGCTCGCGGCGCTGCTGCAGCTCACCACCACGGGCATGCCCGCCATCTACTACGGCGAGGAAGTGGGGCGCCCGGGAGGAGACTGGCCCGCCAACCGCGGAGACATGCCGTGGGGCGAGCGCCATGTGGCACCCGGAGCCGGGCTGCCGCGCGATGAGTCCCTTCGCCAGTTCTACCAGAAGCTCATCGCGCTCCGGCGGGCCCATCCCGCGCTCTCGCGGGGCTCGCACAAGGGCCTGGCGACCGAAGGGGATGTTTACACTTTCTTGCGCCACGACTCCGAGTCCGGTGACGCGGTGGTTGTCGTGGTGAATCGCGGTGATAAGAAGGCGTCCGTCTCGGTCCCCTGGCCCGAGGCGTGGGGTGGCGCGGCCGCGCGAGACCTGCTCGACGGAGGCGGACTGGAGCCCGGTCCGACCCTGGAGATCACCGTCGAGGCGCTGTCTGCCCGCATCCTGGGTCGAGCCCTGTGA